In Arvicanthis niloticus isolate mArvNil1 chromosome 4, mArvNil1.pat.X, whole genome shotgun sequence, a single window of DNA contains:
- the Tbl1xr1 gene encoding F-box-like/WD repeat-containing protein TBL1XR1 gives MSISSDEVNFLVYRYLQESGFSHSAFTFGIESHISQSNINGALVPPAALISIIQKGLQYVEAEVSINEDGTLFDGRPIESLSLIDAVMPDVVQTRQQAYRDKLAQQHAAAAAAAAAAATNQQGSAKNGENTANGEENGAHTIANNHTDMMEVDGDVEIPSNKAVVLRGHESEVFICAWNPVSDLLASGSGDSTARIWNLSENSTSGPTQLVLRHCIREGGQDVPSNKDVTSLDWNSEGTLLATGSYDGFARIWTKDGNLASTLGQHKGPIFALKWNKKGNFILSAGVDKTTIIWDAHTGEAKQQFPFHSAPALDVDWQSNNTFASCSTDMCIHVCKLGQDRPIKTFQGHTNEVNAIKWDPTGNLLASCSDDMTLKIWSMKQDNCVHDLQAHNKEIYTIKWSPTGPGTNNPNANLMLASASFDSTVRLWDVDRGICIHTLTKHQEPVYSVAFSPDGRYLASGSFDKCVHIWNTQTGALVHSYRGTGGIFEVCWNAAGDKVGASASDGSVCVLDLRK, from the exons ATGAGCATAAGCAGTGATGAGGTCAACTTCTTGGTATATAGGTACTTGCAAGAGTCAG gATTTTCTCATTCTGCCTTTACCTTTGGTATAGAGAGCCATATAAGTCAGTCCAACATAAATGGTGCCCTGGTCCCACCCGCTGCACTCATCTCTATCATCCAGAAAGGCCTGCAGTATGTAGAGGCAGAAGTTAGCATAAATGAG GATGGCACCTTATTTGATGGTCGACCCATCGAATCTCTGTCCCTGATAGATGCTGTTATGCCCGATGTAGTCCAAACAAGACAACAAGCCTACAGAGACAAGCTTGCACAACAGCatgcagctgcagcagctgctgctgcggCAGCAGCCACTAACCAGCAAGGATCTGCAAAAAATGGAGAGAACACAGCAAATGGGGAAGAGAATGGAGCACACACCATTGCAA ATAATCACACCGACATGATGGAAGTAGATGGCGATGTGGAAATCCCTTCCAATAAAGCAGTTGTGCTTCGGGGCCATGAATCTGAAGTTTTTATCTGTGCCTGGAACCCTGTTAGTGATCTCCTGGCATCAGG GTCTGGAGACTCCACGGCAAGAATCTGGAACCTCAGTGAGAACAGCACAAGCGGCCCCACACAGCTGGTGCTTAGACACTGCATACGGGAAGGGGGACAGGATGTGCCCAGTAACAAGGATGTCACCTCTCTAGATTGGAAT AGTGAAGGTACACTTCTAGCGACTGGGTCATATGATGGATTTGCCAGAATATGGACTAAAGATG gtaaTCTTGCCAGCACCTTGGGGCAGCATAAAGGCCCTATATTTGCATTAAAATGGAATAAGAAAGGAAATTTCATCCTAAGTGCTGGTGTAGATAAG ACCACCATCATTTGGGATGCGCATACTGGTGAAGCCAAGCAGCAGTTCCCTTTCCATTCAG CCCCAGCACTGGACGTCGACTGGCAGAGCAACAACACCTTTGCATCCTGTAGTACGGACATGTGCATTCACGTCTGCAAACTAGGACAAGACAGACCTATCAAAACATTCCAGGGACACACG AATGAAGTAAACGCTATCAAATGGGACCCAACTGGTAATCTCCTAGCTTCCTGTTCAGATGACATGACATTAAAG aTCTGGAGTATGAAGCAAGATAACTGTGTCCATGATTTGCAAGCACATAATAAAGAAATTTATACTATCAAATGGAGTCCAACAGGACCAGGGACAAATAATCCAAATGCCAACCTTATGCTAGCAAG TGCATCCTTTGATTCTACAGTTAGGTTATGGGACGTAGACCGGGGGATTTGCATCCATACTTTGACAAAACATCAAGAGCCCGTGTACAGTGTGGCTTTTAGTCCTGATGGCAGGTATTTGGCAAGTGGTTCTTTTGACAAGTGTGTGCACATCTGGAACACACAG acAGGTGCTCTAGTTCACAGTTACAGGGGAACAGGTGGGATTTTTGAAGTTTGCTGGAATGCAGCAGGAGACAAAGTTGGAGCCAGTGCTTCGGATGGTTCA GTTTGTGTCTTAGACCTTCGGAAATAG